Within Terriglobia bacterium, the genomic segment GCTGGCGCTCCGCTTTTTTGCAACCAGTCCCGCCGCCGCATCTCAAAGCGCCGGGTCCAGTTCGCGTGGCGGCAATGGCAGAAGAAGGCAGGGTTCGACCGGCTGTACCCGTTTCATTGCTTACGCCACAGCTCGATCACGGCCGTCTATCTGGCCACCCACGACCTGTTCCTGGCGCAGAGATTTGCTCGACACCTGTCACCGCTGACCACCACGGTGTACACTCACCCGAGTGATGAAGAAGTGCGCCGTCGAGTTCGTACCCTCTCATGCTGATTGTGGCACATGAAGAGCCGAACGATTCCCGGGACCTCCTTTGACCGAACGAAGCCCTTCTACCCTCTTGTTACGACCTACTTGATTCAACTCTTCGGTTTTCGCGAGATGGCCGTCCGTGGGTTGATTGGCGGGCCTGCCTACCGCGCTGCTATCGAGCCTGCGCTCACCCCAGTTGCCGAGATGAATGCCGACGTCGGTCAGGCGGAACGCGATCGAAAAAAGATTGAGAATCTTCTCGGAGTGTTGACACTGCGCTGCGAGTTCGACCACACCATGATCAGCATAGACCCAGACTTCATTGCAGAGGAGGTGGCCGCCCGGACTCGGCTATACGGACGCTTCATGCGAGAGTCTGCGGCAACACTCCTCGTTCTGGCTTACGAGACGTGCAAGGACGAAGCGTACCAGGACCGGGGCCCCCTTTGGGAGTTCCTCCGGCACTCCCGAAACGGCATCGCACACGGCGGGTGCTTTCATTTCAAGAGAGGGGAGCCCGTTCGTTCCGCCCAGTGGGGACGGTTCGAGATTGCAGCGGACCTGCATCAGACCCCCGTTTTCAAGCGATCGGACGGT encodes:
- a CDS encoding tyrosine-type recombinase/integrase, whose product is AGAPLFCNQSRRRISKRRVQFAWRQWQKKAGFDRLYPFHCLRHSSITAVYLATHDLFLAQRFARHLSPLTTTVYTHPSDEEVRRRVRTLSC